The Candidatus Zixiibacteriota bacterium genome includes the window ATGATGTCTGTTTTGCCCTGATGGTGCGAGTGCGCGATTTCGCCCGAGCGGAGTCGATATTGAAGACAACCTTCACAGATCTCTGAGTGACGAATACCACACGGGAGAGCAATCTCACAGAATCTCGTATATTGAATGAGGCGCGCGCCATGTGAGTCGCTCAGAAGTCCGATTCCTTATGACTGCGATTGTTGAGTCTGTGGATGTGACGTTTCTCTCTGTTGTATCGATACGCGCCTATAACGACGGTTATCAAACCGAGCGGAATGAATATCCAGCCGACAATCTCGATTACAAGCGAATCGAAGAAATGTACAAAAGTGACTCCCGCAACGAAGAACGTCAGTGCTGTTCGCATATATGACAGCACCGTGCGTTCGTTTGCAAGGATCGTGCGAAACGACGCAAGAATATCGGTGGGACTCCATTCAGCAGTGTCTTCTTCAGATTCCTTGTAGTGTGACTTCGCTCCGCTCATATCTCATACTCCGGCGTTCATGGTCTCGAAACTCCAACTCATTGTATCGAGACTATAACAGTTGTGCAGTGTATA containing:
- a CDS encoding DUF202 domain-containing protein — translated: MSGAKSHYKESEEDTAEWSPTDILASFRTILANERTVLSYMRTALTFFVAGVTFVHFFDSLVIEIVGWIFIPLGLITVVIGAYRYNREKRHIHRLNNRSHKESDF